One segment of Leguminivora glycinivorella isolate SPB_JAAS2020 chromosome 12, LegGlyc_1.1, whole genome shotgun sequence DNA contains the following:
- the LOC125231949 gene encoding beta-1,3-glucan-binding protein-like, giving the protein MSHESLTCTISDIVDSMDWLCFLIFLFSRVVVGENVYKLPKAKVEAIYPKGLRVSIPDDGYTMFSFHGTFNTKMNGFEAGQWNRDHVRPKNGLEKWTFRDKNVKLKIGNVIYYWISVEKNGLLYKSEEEIPYVEYAEFLEPYPAPPPPPTGFPCPVSSTLISAPGFVCRGQLLFEDSFNALVTRRWKPENVFPGGPDFPFNMYSDEAVTYQNGNLVISAVHDHPGIHAQEITFGQKCTGKIGTNKCTRKAADGNLPRVMTGKITTKEKFSFKFGRAEVRAKMPVGDWLIPEINLEPFENAYGKHNYNSGLIKLAFVKGNLQFAKQLYGGAILKSSEPFRSKLLKEKLGAENWSHDFHNYTLVWKPDGLDLYVDSEQYGSIPADWITREDIVPVERSWLDGSLMAPLDKLFYLSIGLRVGGVNDFENSSTKPWKNRSKKPEGDFWKAKGSWIPTWTSPELKVDYIRVFAL; this is encoded by the exons atgtctcacgaaagtttaacgtgtacaaTAAGTGACATTGTAGACTCCATGGATTGGTTATGTTTCCTTATATTTCTGTTTTCGAGAGTTGTAGTGGGTGAAAATGTGTATAAGTTACCGAAAGCAAAAGTGGAAGCTATCTATCCAAAAGGACTGAGAGTTTCTATACCGG ATGATGGTTACACCATGTTTTCCTTCCACGGCACCTTTAACACCAAAATGAACGGCTTCGAAGCTGGACAATGGAACAGAGATCACGTCAGACCTAAAAACGGACTGGAAAAATGGACTTTCCGGGATAAAAACGTGAAGTTGAAGATTGGAAATGTTATTTACTATTGGATATCTGTGGAGAAGAATGGTCTGCTGTATAAGTCTGAAGAAGAGATACCATA tgtag AATACGCCGAATTCCTGGAGCCCTACCCTGCTCCACCGCCGCCACCAACAGGATTCCCTTGCCCAGTCTCCAGCACACTAATATCTGCACCCGGTTTCGTCTGCAGAGGGCAGCTGCTATTTGAGGACAGCTTCAATGCGCTGGTGACGAGGAGATGGAAGCCGGAAAATGTGTTTCCTGGGGGACCA GATTTCCCTTTCAACATGTATTCTGACGAAGCAGTCACATATCAGAATGGTAATCTTGTAATATCTGCAGTGCACGACCACCCAGGAATACATGCTCAAGAAATTACTTTTGGACAAAA GTGCACAGGCAAAATAGGAACAAACAAATGCACGCGAAAGGCAGCAGATGGTAACCTGCCACGTGTGATGACAGGCAAGATTACTACGAAAGAGAAGTTCAGCTTTAAGTTTGGAAGGGCGGAGGTTCGTGCCAAAATGCCCGTTGGTGACTGGTTGATACCAG AAATAAATCTGGAGCCCTTTGAAAACGCTTATGGAAAGCACAACTACAACTCCGGTCTAATAAAATTGGCCTTTGTCAAAGGAAACCTTCAGTTTGCCAAGCAGTTGTACGGAGGAGCCATTTTGAAGAGTAGCGAGCCGTTCAGATCTAAGCTTTTGAAGGAAAAACTTGGCGCTGAGAACTGGAGTCACGATTTTCATAATTATACTCTGGTTTGGAAACCag ATGGCTTAGATCTTTACGTGGACAGTGAGCAATATGGTTCCATTCCTGCTGACTGGATCACCCGAGAAGACATCGTTCCTGTTGAGAGGAGCTGGTTGGATGGATCACTTATGGCTCCGCTGGATAAATTG TTCTACCTCTCCATTGGTCTGCGCGTTGGTGGTGTGAACGACTTCGAAAACTCCTCGACCAAACCCTGGAAGAACCGCTCTAAGAAACCTGAAGGTGACTTCTGGAAGGCCAAGGGATCCTGGATACCCACCTGGACAAGTCCTGAACTAAAAGTGGATTATATTAGAGTGTTTGCATTGTGA